One part of the Salinivirga cyanobacteriivorans genome encodes these proteins:
- a CDS encoding glycoside hydrolase family 16 protein, producing MTQNSKTNRISRGHNALKSGFKSVFIVFILTLIIHSCDNSLIVDFEAKTDPQKPNFVELTNKSSGAYDSANWLIRNQTINKPEKLEAYFPFKGQQEIGLIVYGKTNQDTIFKQIEITKNDPNYIDRLELVWQDDFNGEHLDKHSYTYATGDHGWGNQELQNYTNGENTTIKDGKLNIHIRKIDNKKEPGSYTSSRIHTKDKKEFQYGRYEINAKLPAGKGIWAAIWMLGSNIDSVGWPACGEMDIMEYVGFEPNTVHSTVHVPAGYAGNGDGSKIELESCEEDFHTYGMLWTPSKLIFYVDSLENVVHTYAPSPKNIENWPLNQPAFLILNVAAGGTWGGLQGVDNSIFPQTMEIDHVKVFQAAIF from the coding sequence ATGACTCAAAATTCGAAAACAAACAGGATTTCCCGGGGGCATAATGCCTTAAAATCAGGTTTTAAATCGGTATTTATTGTATTTATACTCACATTGATAATCCATAGCTGTGACAATTCTCTAATAGTAGATTTTGAAGCCAAAACAGACCCCCAAAAGCCTAATTTTGTAGAACTCACAAATAAGTCATCAGGAGCATATGACAGTGCCAATTGGTTAATAAGAAACCAAACCATAAACAAACCAGAAAAACTTGAAGCCTATTTTCCTTTTAAGGGTCAACAAGAGATAGGGCTCATTGTATATGGCAAAACAAACCAGGATACAATCTTCAAACAAATAGAAATAACAAAAAATGACCCCAACTACATTGACCGCCTTGAACTTGTTTGGCAAGATGATTTTAACGGTGAGCATTTAGACAAGCATTCCTATACCTATGCCACAGGAGATCATGGTTGGGGAAACCAGGAGTTACAGAATTATACAAATGGCGAAAACACCACTATTAAAGATGGAAAACTAAACATCCATATACGAAAAATCGACAATAAAAAAGAGCCCGGATCTTACACCTCATCGCGCATTCATACCAAAGACAAAAAAGAATTTCAATATGGCCGCTACGAGATAAATGCCAAATTGCCTGCCGGCAAAGGCATATGGGCAGCAATCTGGATGTTGGGTAGCAACATTGATTCGGTTGGATGGCCCGCCTGTGGAGAAATGGACATTATGGAATACGTAGGATTTGAGCCCAATACAGTTCATTCCACAGTGCATGTACCTGCCGGATATGCAGGAAACGGCGATGGAAGCAAAATTGAACTGGAAAGTTGCGAAGAAGATTTTCACACCTACGGAATGCTATGGACTCCCTCGAAGCTCATATTCTATGTGGACTCCCTGGAAAATGTTGTGCACACCTATGCTCCCAGTCCCAAAAACATTGAAAACTGGCCGCTGAATCAACCGGCGTTCCTTATACTCAATGTAGCTGCGGGAGGCACCTGGGGCGGATTACAGGGGGTTGACAATTCCATATTTCCACAAACCATGGAAATCGATCATGTAAAAGTATTTCAGGCAGCAATATTTTAA
- a CDS encoding glycoside hydrolase family 3 protein, which yields MKENKQIVNKLSTGLLLLVILSLGISISCTKESEEAIIEQKVATLLAKMTLDEKIGQMTQIRHFDEFSPEDIKSGSVGSIIHTDGPTPGNTAEEWQARFIELQKQALDSRLGIPLLFGVDAIHGQNTFEGATIFPHNIGLGATQNAELVEEAAGITALEMQGTGFNWTFSPCISIPYNEKWGRVYEAFAESTELTREFTKASVKGHQGNLSDKTTVMATAKHYVGDGSTEYGKEGGNTTLSIQEVSKRLLPPYRDAVNAGIGAIMVGFNYLSGISMHAHKPLITDTLKKGMNFDGIVVTDWKGYSRFGKNDVINAGVDMVMAVDGDMDGFQKGLKAGVENGSVPMTRIDDAVRRILRQKFRLGLFDHPFPDTTLTKKIGTEKHRAKARQAVRESMVLLKNNDKTLPIPTDAEKIVVVGEHADNTGLQSGGWTIRWQGVSRNYEGATSILTGIKEMAEGKVAYDTTGTGVHADADWAIIVVGEKPYAEFFGDIGDERGTCSFTLTEKHKAYIEAYNKKDIKTVIVLISGRPLVVTEEIAESDAFVAAWLPGSEGDGVAQVLFGAYNFTGKLPHSWPVSVEDFNGKYGPNFWNEEVNPLYEIGYGLSYQDFKKNDN from the coding sequence ATGAAAGAAAATAAACAAATAGTTAATAAGCTCAGCACTGGGCTGCTTTTACTCGTGATACTGAGCCTTGGTATATCAATTTCATGTACCAAAGAGTCAGAAGAAGCCATTATAGAACAAAAAGTAGCAACATTACTGGCTAAAATGACCCTTGATGAAAAAATAGGGCAAATGACCCAGATCAGGCATTTTGACGAATTTTCACCAGAGGATATTAAATCAGGATCTGTAGGATCCATAATACATACTGATGGCCCCACACCGGGGAATACTGCAGAAGAATGGCAGGCGCGCTTCATTGAATTGCAAAAACAAGCACTGGATTCCAGATTAGGTATACCATTGCTTTTTGGGGTAGATGCAATACATGGACAAAACACCTTTGAAGGCGCCACCATTTTTCCGCACAACATAGGATTGGGAGCCACACAAAATGCAGAGCTGGTAGAAGAAGCCGCTGGAATTACAGCACTCGAAATGCAGGGTACGGGTTTTAACTGGACCTTCTCACCATGCATATCGATTCCCTATAATGAAAAATGGGGACGTGTGTACGAAGCATTTGCCGAAAGTACTGAACTTACTCGCGAATTTACAAAAGCCTCAGTAAAAGGACATCAGGGTAACCTGTCAGACAAAACAACGGTAATGGCTACAGCCAAACATTATGTTGGAGACGGATCCACCGAATATGGTAAAGAGGGCGGAAACACTACCTTAAGCATACAGGAAGTAAGTAAACGTCTTTTACCTCCATACCGCGATGCTGTAAATGCAGGTATTGGAGCAATAATGGTGGGCTTTAACTATCTGTCAGGAATCTCGATGCATGCACATAAACCACTAATTACCGACACCCTGAAAAAAGGGATGAATTTCGATGGTATAGTGGTAACTGATTGGAAAGGATATTCACGCTTTGGCAAAAATGATGTAATTAATGCCGGTGTAGATATGGTTATGGCTGTAGATGGGGATATGGACGGATTTCAAAAAGGTTTAAAAGCAGGTGTTGAAAACGGATCCGTACCAATGACCCGTATTGACGACGCTGTGAGAAGAATATTGAGACAGAAATTTCGCCTTGGCCTTTTCGACCACCCGTTTCCGGACACCACCCTCACTAAAAAAATTGGCACTGAAAAACATAGAGCTAAAGCCCGTCAGGCTGTACGTGAATCAATGGTATTGTTAAAAAATAACGACAAAACACTACCAATACCCACGGATGCCGAAAAAATTGTAGTTGTGGGAGAACATGCCGATAATACAGGATTACAATCTGGCGGCTGGACCATTCGCTGGCAGGGTGTAAGCAGAAACTACGAGGGTGCAACCTCCATACTTACAGGAATAAAAGAAATGGCCGAAGGTAAAGTTGCTTACGACACCACAGGAACAGGTGTGCATGCAGATGCCGATTGGGCAATAATTGTAGTTGGAGAAAAACCTTATGCCGAGTTTTTTGGAGATATTGGCGACGAACGTGGAACTTGTTCATTTACGCTAACAGAAAAACATAAAGCATACATTGAAGCATACAATAAAAAAGATATAAAAACAGTCATCGTCTTAATTTCAGGACGACCGTTGGTTGTAACCGAAGAAATTGCCGAATCTGATGCCTTTGTTGCAGCATGGTTACCCGGATCCGAAGGAGATGGTGTAGCTCAGGTACTTTTTGGAGCATATAACTTTACGGGCAAACTGCCCCACTCCTGGCCTGTATCTGTGGAAGATTTCAATGGTAAATACGGACCAAATTTCTGGAATGAGGAAGTAAACCCATTATATGAAATAGGTTATGGATTATCATACCAGGATTTTAAAAAAAACGATAATTAA
- a CDS encoding family 16 glycosylhydrolase: MHNNKIILLFIALFSLAAFFQVKAQSCYELVWNDEFNYNGLPDSSIWTFEEGGTGWGNNELQYYTSNRLENARVENGYLTIEAREENYGGRNYTSARLITYPSNHSWQYGKIEARIKLPYGQGIWPAFWMLGDDIFEGTPWPGCGEIDIMEMVGGGEGKDDVVHGTMHYDDNGHAYYGGDYQLSEGIFADSFHTFAIEWTDTYIKWFVDGIQYHEASITPSYLTELHDDFFLLLNIAVGGDWPGSPNSSTVFPQQMQVDYVRVYKMATEPEISGDTLVNKSQKNIKFQTAESEDFTYNWIVPDDATITDGQGTHQISVDWGCSADTVTCEVTGYCDSYTLKLGVETKDIELNGPATLEAFATNTTYAINPLKSTTYTWEVPEGVTFTGVADTNAVSLNWTDLGGFVKVTAQNTCGTEQDSILVDIVNQLPYPDSITKHTIPGTIEATDYDFGGEGVAYHDTDGVNEGPGPRQDEAVDTEFNDGGANIGWIHPDEWVEYSVNVDSSGLYDVELRVSSQPGGGQMEIHFNGEDRTGPIDIPATGGWTFFTSIYLNDVQLYETDSIMKLQFNVGDFNISRLIYGVATNGINQPQENITQVTLYPNPAGNAIYFHNLNEVMNYNIYNTLGKLVQEGKILPGNAININTLNKGTYFIRLLTGEKNKTLRFIKH, encoded by the coding sequence ATGCACAACAATAAAATCATATTGCTTTTTATAGCGTTATTCAGCCTTGCAGCATTTTTCCAGGTAAAAGCACAAAGCTGTTACGAATTAGTATGGAACGATGAGTTTAATTACAACGGGCTACCAGACTCTTCTATTTGGACATTTGAAGAAGGCGGTACCGGATGGGGAAACAACGAATTACAATATTATACCTCAAATCGGCTTGAAAACGCACGTGTAGAAAATGGCTATCTTACCATTGAAGCAAGAGAAGAAAATTATGGCGGACGCAACTACACATCAGCCAGATTAATTACTTACCCGTCTAATCACTCATGGCAATATGGTAAAATTGAAGCAAGAATAAAACTACCTTATGGCCAGGGTATATGGCCTGCTTTCTGGATGCTTGGAGATGACATTTTCGAGGGTACACCATGGCCCGGATGTGGTGAAATTGATATCATGGAAATGGTTGGCGGCGGAGAAGGAAAAGATGATGTGGTACACGGCACAATGCATTACGACGATAATGGCCATGCCTATTATGGCGGAGATTATCAATTAAGCGAAGGTATTTTTGCCGATTCATTTCACACCTTCGCTATTGAATGGACAGATACGTACATAAAATGGTTTGTCGACGGTATTCAATATCATGAAGCAAGTATAACACCCAGCTACTTAACCGAATTACATGATGACTTTTTCTTGTTGCTTAATATTGCTGTGGGTGGAGATTGGCCTGGCAGTCCAAATTCATCAACCGTTTTCCCGCAGCAAATGCAAGTAGATTATGTACGCGTTTACAAAATGGCAACTGAACCAGAAATCTCTGGTGACACTTTAGTAAATAAATCACAAAAAAACATCAAATTTCAGACTGCTGAATCAGAAGATTTCACTTACAACTGGATCGTTCCCGATGATGCAACAATTACAGATGGACAGGGAACACATCAGATTTCAGTAGATTGGGGCTGCAGTGCCGATACAGTAACCTGCGAAGTTACTGGTTACTGCGACAGCTATACACTCAAGTTGGGTGTAGAAACAAAAGATATTGAGCTAAACGGCCCTGCTACACTAGAGGCTTTTGCTACAAATACCACTTACGCAATAAACCCATTGAAATCGACTACCTACACATGGGAAGTGCCTGAAGGAGTTACCTTTACAGGAGTTGCCGACACCAATGCGGTCAGTCTTAACTGGACCGACCTGGGAGGTTTTGTAAAAGTAACTGCGCAAAACACATGCGGTACAGAACAAGATTCCATTTTGGTCGATATAGTTAACCAACTACCCTACCCCGACTCCATTACAAAACATACAATCCCCGGAACAATAGAGGCCACAGATTATGACTTTGGCGGTGAAGGTGTCGCTTACCACGATACAGATGGCGTAAACGAAGGACCGGGTCCCAGACAAGACGAAGCTGTAGATACAGAATTTAACGATGGCGGAGCAAATATTGGATGGATACATCCCGACGAATGGGTAGAATATTCTGTAAATGTTGACAGCAGCGGATTATATGATGTGGAGCTAAGAGTTTCATCGCAACCCGGTGGCGGACAAATGGAAATACATTTTAACGGAGAAGACAGAACCGGCCCAATCGATATACCGGCAACCGGTGGATGGACATTCTTCACATCAATCTATTTAAATGATGTGCAGCTTTACGAAACAGATTCTATCATGAAACTACAATTCAATGTTGGTGATTTTAACATAAGCCGTCTCATTTATGGAGTGGCAACTAATGGAATCAATCAGCCACAGGAGAATATCACACAGGTAACACTGTATCCAAATCCCGCCGGAAATGCCATTTACTTTCATAACCTGAACGAAGTAATGAACTATAACATATACAACACGCTTGGTAAACTGGTGCAGGAAGGCAAAATTTTACCCGGAAATGCAATCAATATAAATACGCTGAATAAGGGTACATATTTCATCAGACTCTTAACAGGAGAAAAAAATAAGACGCTGAGGTTTATTAAGCATTAA
- a CDS encoding glycoside hydrolase family 16 protein, translating to MARTNLFTLALLAALISLNACNGKSSKEEPRQEKNEANKTTVFIEAESNHDAQGAIEATRQDNSKIIHIKEEGWIALDANIAQAGRYKIEIRTAKASDEEPIIWIEDYYDNKDDRTYNISGNIKIAAKQDSLVTVNRVGAPMNKGLHKIKLHTNNALKVDWVKFTMVKKYRETPRKMVQNTNGDEWSVVWADEFEGSKIDTTKWTFDEGNWGWGNYEPQYYTNHREKNARIEDGNLIIEAHKNDMGQEWTSARLTTREKVSFQYGKIEFRAKVPAHRGNWAAGWTLGDDYIDELSWPYCGEIDILESVGYEMDNETGDGIAHASAHSGAYYFKLGNQPTATTPVENMNNKYHTYAVEWTPEYIKAFVDGNHYFTYDDNSTELSWPFDKPHNIILNLAMGGGWGGAQGIDETVTSQKMIIDYVRVYERK from the coding sequence ATGGCACGTACCAATCTATTTACTCTAGCACTCCTTGCTGCATTAATAAGCCTTAACGCTTGTAATGGAAAATCCTCCAAAGAGGAACCCCGACAAGAAAAAAATGAAGCCAATAAAACAACGGTTTTTATTGAAGCTGAAAGCAACCACGATGCACAAGGAGCAATTGAAGCGACACGTCAAGATAACAGTAAAATTATCCACATTAAAGAAGAAGGATGGATAGCTTTGGATGCGAATATAGCGCAGGCCGGTCGATACAAAATAGAGATCAGAACCGCCAAAGCATCAGACGAAGAGCCCATTATTTGGATAGAAGACTATTACGACAACAAAGATGACCGGACATACAATATCTCCGGAAACATTAAAATTGCTGCAAAACAAGATTCACTGGTAACGGTAAATAGAGTTGGTGCTCCCATGAACAAAGGGCTGCATAAAATTAAGCTCCATACAAACAACGCACTAAAAGTTGATTGGGTAAAGTTTACCATGGTGAAAAAATATCGCGAGACACCACGCAAAATGGTTCAAAACACCAATGGCGATGAGTGGAGCGTGGTATGGGCCGATGAGTTTGAAGGAAGCAAAATTGATACTACAAAATGGACTTTTGACGAAGGCAATTGGGGTTGGGGTAACTATGAACCCCAATATTATACCAACCACCGGGAAAAAAATGCACGCATTGAAGACGGGAACCTCATTATTGAAGCCCATAAAAACGACATGGGGCAAGAATGGACTTCAGCACGGCTCACAACCCGGGAAAAAGTGAGCTTTCAATATGGAAAAATTGAATTTCGCGCCAAGGTACCGGCCCACAGAGGAAATTGGGCAGCAGGTTGGACACTTGGCGATGATTATATAGATGAACTTTCATGGCCCTACTGCGGTGAAATAGACATTTTAGAAAGTGTTGGTTACGAAATGGATAACGAAACAGGTGATGGTATAGCCCATGCATCGGCTCACAGCGGAGCTTATTACTTTAAGCTTGGTAACCAGCCTACAGCAACTACACCAGTAGAAAACATGAACAATAAGTACCATACCTACGCGGTTGAATGGACCCCTGAGTACATTAAGGCTTTTGTAGATGGTAATCATTACTTTACTTATGATGACAACAGTACAGAACTTTCATGGCCATTTGACAAGCCACACAACATCATACTCAACCTGGCCATGGGCGGAGGCTGGGGAGGCGCCCAGGGTATAGACGAAACCGTTACTTCACAAAAAATGATCATCGATTATGTCAGGGTTTATGAAAGAAAATAA
- a CDS encoding sugar porter family MFS transporter encodes MTQEQKYTIKISLIVALGGFLMGFDASVISGVIKFIEPEFALSKLELGWAVSSLTLTSTLAMMVAGPLSTKFGRKPVLKIAASLYAVSALGSALAPDFITLVIARMIGGFGVGASLIIAPMYIAEICPPGMRGRMVSFNQLNIVTGISVAFFTNYLILQLSQSDSAWIQTLGIDVHQWRWMLGLEGIPAVIYFGLLFGVPESPRWLIMKSRSTLALQILKKVSSEAQALKDLAAVKESIKTRTVKKRAKLSELFKPALRLVLLIGIVVAILQQITGINSVFFYAPMIFEQTGIGTDAAFSQAILVGLTNLVFTILAIMFIDRFGRKALLIFGFSGIAISMFLLSYGFSSATYKLTPQAVETLPGHVDKAKTAGMLNVTYHSDIEFKDAVEENFGNIISKKVEADLITASINMNAWLILLSIIGFVASFAISIGPVMWVLFSELFPNTIRGIAVSFTGFINSSVSFLVQLVFPWELATIGNAWTFFIYGLFAALGLIFVLIVLPETKNKSLEELEAILVPTDKQKLN; translated from the coding sequence ATGACACAAGAACAAAAATACACCATAAAAATATCCCTCATTGTAGCCCTCGGCGGTTTTCTAATGGGATTTGATGCATCTGTAATTTCAGGAGTTATAAAATTTATTGAACCGGAATTTGCACTTTCAAAACTTGAACTGGGCTGGGCTGTAAGTTCTCTCACACTGACTTCCACGCTCGCTATGATGGTGGCTGGTCCGCTTAGTACAAAATTTGGCCGCAAACCGGTACTAAAAATTGCAGCCAGCCTCTATGCCGTATCAGCACTGGGTTCTGCACTTGCCCCCGATTTCATTACACTCGTAATAGCACGTATGATAGGTGGATTTGGTGTTGGAGCATCACTCATTATTGCCCCCATGTACATTGCCGAAATATGCCCTCCGGGAATGAGAGGCCGCATGGTGTCATTTAACCAGCTAAATATCGTAACCGGTATTTCAGTTGCTTTTTTCACAAATTACTTAATTCTACAGTTGAGTCAATCAGACAGCGCATGGATACAAACGCTGGGTATCGACGTACACCAATGGAGATGGATGCTAGGATTGGAAGGTATTCCAGCCGTTATATATTTCGGCCTCTTGTTTGGCGTACCCGAAAGCCCCCGTTGGCTCATAATGAAATCACGGTCCACTCTGGCACTTCAAATACTTAAAAAAGTATCAAGCGAAGCACAAGCGCTTAAAGACCTGGCTGCAGTAAAAGAATCAATAAAAACCAGAACGGTAAAAAAACGGGCCAAACTATCAGAGCTTTTCAAGCCAGCTTTACGCCTGGTACTCCTCATTGGTATTGTAGTCGCCATCTTACAACAAATTACGGGAATCAATTCAGTGTTCTTTTATGCCCCAATGATATTTGAACAAACCGGTATAGGTACTGATGCTGCCTTCTCTCAAGCCATTTTGGTAGGGTTAACCAACCTGGTATTCACAATTCTGGCCATTATGTTTATTGACCGTTTTGGGCGAAAAGCACTATTAATATTTGGTTTTTCAGGCATTGCCATTAGCATGTTCCTGCTTTCTTATGGTTTTAGCAGCGCCACCTATAAACTTACCCCGCAAGCAGTAGAAACGCTCCCGGGGCACGTCGACAAAGCCAAAACAGCCGGAATGCTAAATGTCACCTATCACAGCGATATAGAATTTAAAGATGCAGTGGAAGAAAACTTTGGCAACATTATATCAAAAAAGGTAGAAGCCGATCTGATTACGGCAAGTATTAATATGAATGCCTGGCTCATTTTACTCAGCATAATTGGGTTTGTCGCTTCATTTGCCATTTCGATTGGACCTGTTATGTGGGTGCTTTTCTCAGAGTTGTTCCCCAATACCATCAGGGGAATTGCAGTATCGTTTACAGGCTTTATTAACTCATCGGTAAGTTTCCTGGTGCAACTGGTATTTCCATGGGAGCTTGCTACAATTGGCAATGCATGGACATTCTTCATTTATGGCCTTTTTGCAGCCCTGGGATTAATTTTCGTGCTCATAGTGTTGCCCGAAACAAAAAATAAATCACTGGAAGAACTCGAAGCCATACTTGTACCTACAGACAAGCAAAAATTAAACTAA
- a CDS encoding sugar-binding protein — protein MKNFILSFLFIFALVSGAIGQTTLVDFETVSDPFVEPFNLTAYTNGVENPNGDGFVGEAVKSGDAFWGGINIYFGGDIDLSADGDVFTIDFYTEDPGVNDSILFKFQLFNRNGGYETVEVDAYYSDANDPTVGSWKTLEFPIPDSISGSYNQMVIFFGWEYSSDGDVYYYDNIVAPGYNPYGDTDVTFNITDKFNNAGNVQLFIDGTETTLTQTDNVYSATESLASYNITVGQDQGMYEVVYSHDAFGETVRDTTQLIVGNSTGTQEINKIIIVEEEEDGTAFAIDVDGTAPVIDGVIDDVWDNAKMHALQQRSWWGSPTPLYSYYKVMWDISNVYILNYVEDATPQNEGANPWDNDNVELFFDMDQSASDPFDGNDWQIRCVRGLDTWTGSANVDDTWAQDVERAQVEMANNEGYIIEWAIPWTSLGGGFVPLASSEFNFDVIAADDKDGVGGRDYMVSWNTTVDENYFNTAYYGTITLSDMTDETAISDVAPVPGLSLYPNPVADQLYIQAGNPIKEVVVYDVVGRQTNNIKNLNSNSVTLNVGNLGNNAIYIVKIVDNQGNVSSKKITVK, from the coding sequence ATGAAGAACTTTATTCTTTCCTTTTTATTCATTTTTGCACTTGTTTCAGGTGCCATAGGACAAACAACATTAGTTGATTTTGAGACAGTAAGTGACCCATTCGTTGAGCCATTCAACCTTACTGCCTATACCAATGGTGTAGAAAACCCAAATGGAGACGGGTTTGTAGGCGAAGCTGTTAAAAGTGGCGATGCCTTTTGGGGCGGTATAAACATCTATTTTGGTGGAGATATTGATCTTTCTGCCGATGGTGATGTTTTCACAATTGACTTTTACACAGAAGATCCGGGTGTAAATGACTCTATTTTGTTTAAGTTTCAATTATTTAACCGCAATGGTGGTTATGAAACTGTTGAAGTAGATGCATATTACAGCGATGCAAACGATCCAACTGTTGGTTCATGGAAAACCCTTGAGTTCCCAATTCCTGATTCTATCTCAGGATCATACAACCAAATGGTAATTTTCTTTGGTTGGGAATACTCTTCAGACGGCGATGTGTATTATTATGACAACATTGTAGCTCCTGGTTATAATCCTTATGGAGACACAGATGTTACATTTAATATTACCGATAAATTCAATAATGCCGGTAACGTGCAGCTGTTTATTGATGGCACAGAAACTACACTTACACAAACTGACAATGTATACAGTGCTACTGAAAGTCTTGCCTCATACAACATAACAGTTGGTCAGGACCAGGGTATGTATGAAGTCGTATATTCACATGATGCTTTTGGAGAAACTGTTAGAGATACAACTCAATTGATTGTTGGTAACTCAACAGGTACTCAGGAAATAAATAAAATCATTATCGTTGAAGAAGAGGAAGACGGAACTGCCTTTGCAATTGACGTAGACGGTACAGCTCCTGTTATTGACGGTGTTATTGATGATGTTTGGGACAATGCCAAAATGCATGCACTGCAGCAGCGCAGCTGGTGGGGATCTCCTACACCACTTTATTCTTACTACAAGGTTATGTGGGACATCTCGAATGTATACATCCTGAACTACGTAGAAGATGCTACCCCACAAAATGAAGGTGCTAACCCATGGGATAACGACAATGTTGAGCTATTCTTTGACATGGACCAGTCAGCATCAGATCCTTTTGACGGTAACGACTGGCAAATTCGCTGTGTACGTGGATTAGATACATGGACCGGTTCTGCAAATGTAGATGACACATGGGCACAAGACGTTGAAAGAGCGCAAGTAGAGATGGCCAATAACGAAGGCTATATCATCGAATGGGCAATTCCCTGGACTTCACTTGGAGGCGGTTTTGTACCTTTAGCAAGCTCAGAATTTAATTTCGATGTTATTGCTGCTGATGATAAAGACGGTGTTGGTGGTCGCGACTACATGGTTTCATGGAATACTACAGTAGATGAAAACTACTTCAACACAGCTTATTATGGAACAATAACGCTTTCAGACATGACTGATGAAACAGCCATTTCTGATGTAGCACCTGTTCCTGGTTTGTCACTGTATCCAAACCCGGTTGCTGATCAACTTTACATTCAGGCCGGTAACCCAATAAAAGAAGTTGTTGTTTATGATGTTGTTGGTCGTCAGACAAATAACATTAAAAACCTGAACAGCAATTCAGTTACACTTAACGTTGGAAACCTGGGCAACAATGCTATTTACATAGTGAAAATTGTGGATAACCAAGGAAACGTAAGTTCCAAAAAAATCACAGTTAAGTAA